A portion of the Halobacillus ihumii genome contains these proteins:
- the asnS gene encoding asparagine--tRNA ligase: MKTTIAEVSNHVGEEVTIGAWLHNKRSSGKIAFLQLRDGTGFMQGIVVKNDIGEEKFQEAKALTQESSLYVTGVIVEDSRSSFGYEIQVNHFELIHEAVDYPITPKEHGTEFLMDHRHLWLRSKKQHAVMKVRNEIIRATYEFFNTNNYVKIDPPILTGSSAEGTTELFHTKYFDEDAYLSQSGQLYMEAAAMAFGKVFSFGPTFRAEKSKTRRHLIEFWMIEPEMAFMDHDDSLEVQEQYVTHVVEAVLENCALELETLGRDTNVLEKIKAPFPRISYDEAINLLKEKGFEDIEWGEDFGAPHETAIAESYEKPVFITNYPAEIKSFYMKPDPDRPEVVLCADLIAPEGYGEIIGGSQRIDDLELMRKRYEEHNLTGDAYKWYLQLREYGSVPHSGFGLGLERTVAWISGVEHVRETIPFPRLLNRLYP, translated from the coding sequence ATGAAAACGACAATTGCAGAAGTTTCAAATCATGTGGGCGAAGAAGTAACCATCGGGGCATGGCTCCACAATAAACGATCAAGCGGAAAAATCGCTTTCTTACAGTTGCGTGATGGTACAGGATTTATGCAAGGCATCGTAGTTAAAAATGATATCGGAGAAGAAAAGTTTCAAGAGGCGAAAGCTTTAACTCAGGAGTCTTCCCTTTACGTCACTGGAGTAATTGTGGAAGATTCTCGTTCTTCTTTTGGGTACGAGATACAAGTGAACCATTTTGAATTGATTCATGAAGCCGTAGATTATCCAATTACGCCTAAGGAACACGGGACAGAGTTTTTAATGGATCACAGACATCTGTGGCTGCGTTCTAAAAAACAGCATGCTGTGATGAAAGTTAGAAACGAAATTATTCGAGCAACTTATGAATTTTTCAATACGAATAATTATGTCAAAATTGACCCCCCGATACTAACTGGATCTTCTGCAGAAGGGACTACAGAATTATTCCATACTAAATACTTCGACGAAGATGCATACTTGTCCCAAAGTGGTCAGCTGTATATGGAAGCAGCAGCTATGGCCTTTGGTAAAGTATTTAGTTTTGGACCAACATTTAGAGCAGAAAAATCAAAAACTCGCCGTCATTTAATCGAGTTCTGGATGATTGAGCCGGAAATGGCTTTTATGGATCATGATGATAGTCTGGAAGTTCAAGAACAATATGTGACCCATGTGGTGGAAGCTGTTCTTGAAAATTGTGCTCTAGAATTGGAAACACTTGGGCGCGATACGAATGTTCTTGAAAAGATTAAAGCACCTTTTCCTAGAATTAGTTATGATGAAGCAATTAATCTCTTAAAGGAGAAGGGCTTTGAGGATATCGAATGGGGAGAAGATTTCGGGGCCCCACATGAGACAGCAATTGCTGAAAGTTATGAAAAGCCAGTATTTATTACGAACTATCCTGCCGAAATCAAATCATTTTACATGAAACCAGACCCTGATCGTCCTGAGGTTGTATTATGTGCTGACTTAATTGCACCGGAAGGGTATGGTGAGATTATCGGAGGTTCTCAGCGAATTGATGATCTTGAGCTCATGCGTAAGCGTTACGAAGAGCACAATCTTACGGGGGATGCCTACAAATGGTACTTGCAACTTCGTGAATATGGGAGTGTACCGCATTCAGGCTTCGGACTAGGATTAGAAAGAACAGTAGCATGGATATCTGGTGTGGAACATGTACGTGAAACAATTCCATTCCCTCGCTTATTGAATCGACTATATCCTTAA
- a CDS encoding DnaD domain-containing protein — protein sequence MAKYQRFEDIINHQMMIPKQLLLQYRRLGMDEHELVVLLQIHRFYLEGNPFPTPEQLAEYLSFSSQDCSKVLRKLMQKQFVTIEQKHSEQLVINESYSLEPLWEKLFAERTNSYSDDKKQTENLFPLFEQEFGRPLSPFEIENINIWLDQEEQAPALIKAALREAVLMGKLNFKYIDRILREWKRKGIQTVDQARQHGKQFRQGQVKNASSSKPKPKRDVSLYYNWLEEDL from the coding sequence TTGGCGAAATATCAAAGGTTCGAGGACATCATCAATCACCAAATGATGATTCCGAAACAGTTGTTACTGCAATATCGGCGATTAGGAATGGACGAGCATGAGCTTGTTGTTTTGTTGCAAATTCACCGTTTTTACCTGGAGGGGAATCCTTTTCCTACTCCTGAACAATTGGCTGAATATCTTTCTTTTTCAAGCCAGGACTGTTCTAAGGTATTAAGAAAATTGATGCAAAAACAATTCGTTACGATCGAGCAGAAACACAGTGAACAATTAGTCATAAATGAATCTTATTCCTTAGAGCCGCTATGGGAAAAATTATTTGCGGAACGTACAAATTCCTATTCAGATGACAAAAAGCAGACAGAAAATTTATTTCCTTTATTCGAGCAAGAGTTCGGCCGGCCATTATCTCCTTTTGAAATAGAGAATATTAATATCTGGCTTGATCAGGAAGAACAAGCACCAGCTCTTATAAAAGCAGCATTAAGAGAAGCTGTGTTGATGGGGAAACTTAACTTTAAATATATCGACCGGATTCTAAGAGAGTGGAAGCGAAAAGGAATCCAAACTGTTGACCAGGCTCGTCAGCATGGCAAGCAATTCAGACAAGGCCAAGTAAAAAATGCTTCCTCTTCCAAACCAAAGCCAAAAAGAGATGTATCGTTGTACTATAATTGGTTAGAGGAGGATTTATAG
- the nth gene encoding endonuclease III, with the protein MLNKSQIRECLDAFEEMFPDAECELTHSNAFELLVAVVLSAQATDALVNKVTPQLFRKYKSPEDYLAVPLEELQHDIKSIGLYRNKAKNIQKLSHTLIEKFDGRVPSTKQELESLAGVGRKTANVVASVAFQEPAIAVDTHVERVSKRLAICRYKDSVLEVEKTLMRKIPKEEWSDTHHRMIFFGRYHCKAQRPQCEECPLLHLCREGQKRMRKK; encoded by the coding sequence ATGCTTAATAAAAGTCAAATAAGAGAATGTCTAGATGCATTTGAAGAAATGTTTCCTGACGCTGAATGTGAACTGACTCACAGCAATGCTTTTGAACTTCTAGTGGCTGTTGTATTGTCAGCTCAGGCTACAGATGCTTTAGTTAATAAGGTTACTCCACAATTATTTCGGAAGTATAAAAGTCCCGAGGATTATCTAGCCGTTCCTCTGGAGGAGTTACAGCATGACATCAAATCTATTGGATTGTATAGAAATAAAGCTAAGAATATTCAAAAGCTCTCCCATACCCTCATTGAAAAGTTTGATGGTAGAGTGCCGTCGACGAAGCAGGAGCTTGAAAGCTTAGCAGGTGTCGGAAGAAAAACAGCGAATGTGGTAGCTTCCGTAGCCTTTCAGGAACCAGCTATTGCGGTGGATACGCATGTTGAGCGCGTCTCAAAGCGGCTGGCTATTTGCAGGTATAAAGATTCTGTATTAGAGGTTGAAAAGACGTTGATGCGTAAAATTCCAAAAGAAGAGTGGAGTGATACCCATCATCGGATGATTTTCTTCGGACGCTATCATTGTAAGGCGCAGCGTCCTCAGTGTGAGGAGTGTCCGTTGCTGCATCTTTGCAGGGAAGGGCAGAAACGAATGAGGAAAAAGTAG
- a CDS encoding penicillin-binding protein 1A has translation MANESQSRSARRKQLKSNKKGTKKPTFKRIVMILLTIGIVLMIAVGGLFTYYIVTAPELNEEQLSDPISSKLYDKNGDFITDLAGEQRRTKVSYNDLPPTLIDAVLATEDVRFFEHIGIDFRRIAAAIIANIKEGFGAEGASTITQQVVKRSFLSSDKTLKRKVQEQYLAIKLDQEYSKEKILEMYLNKIYYGQGAYGVAEAAQTYFGKNELSKLTLPEIAILAGLPQRPSAYNPYKNPELAKQRMSVVLSLMVQHGKISEEEAEKARQTNVEDLLAEQTERESPYKAFIDQVREEVEAKMDGANIYKDGLKIYTTLDPEAQKYVEQMLGKESTINWPDEKVETGIAVTDTQTGAVRAIGGGRNYKEGNFNYATDTQRQPGSTLKPITAYGPAIQYNKLSTYHQIKDEPIDINGYSPNNYDDRFRGWVSMRYALSRSLNIPAVKTLHETGIDKAQKFAEGLGINFKNDQMYLSDAIGGGNAEVSPLQLSGAYAAFGNEGVYNEPYTVRKVEVPGQGTVDLKPEPKSAMNSYTAYMVTSMLQTVMSEGTGTAANVPGLPEAGKTGTTNSETDDGTDIVPDSWFSGYTTNYSISVWTGYPKGYQDLSEATQDIPKQLFKSVMSHISEGTETSDFQKPGSVEKVEVEEGSRPAKLPSPYTPESRIVTELFHVDNTPSQVSQVFQKLEPVQDLSASYDTEAQAINLEWGYEEPEGVSFEVTVSIDGGEARQLTRTKDSTVEITNAQPGSTYEFTVTAVSDNENAEDSDPATASVEIPAEDGAEENPEEENPEGENPEDEQNNEGNENNGNQNGNNGNNGNNGNNENNGNNGSGNGNESGDGQGNNGGNQNGGDQSEDDTGSGEGGTGDSGSGGGSSEDDNTGGDNSDGEPGGTEGDSGQPQEREEPAA, from the coding sequence CACCTATTACATTGTAACGGCACCTGAATTAAATGAAGAGCAATTATCTGATCCTATCTCGTCAAAACTGTATGATAAAAATGGTGATTTTATAACGGACCTAGCCGGCGAGCAAAGAAGAACTAAAGTTAGCTATAACGACCTTCCACCTACACTTATTGACGCGGTTTTAGCCACCGAGGACGTCCGATTCTTTGAACATATTGGAATAGATTTCAGACGTATTGCCGCCGCTATCATCGCGAATATTAAGGAAGGATTTGGGGCTGAAGGTGCCAGCACTATAACACAGCAAGTTGTTAAACGTTCCTTTTTATCAAGCGATAAGACATTAAAACGTAAAGTACAGGAACAGTATTTAGCTATTAAACTAGATCAGGAATACTCCAAAGAAAAGATTTTAGAAATGTACCTTAATAAAATTTATTATGGACAAGGTGCCTATGGGGTAGCTGAAGCAGCTCAAACTTATTTTGGCAAAAACGAATTAAGTAAACTTACATTGCCAGAAATAGCTATACTAGCGGGATTACCGCAACGGCCTTCTGCCTATAACCCATATAAAAATCCAGAACTTGCGAAACAACGAATGAGCGTTGTACTTAGTCTGATGGTCCAGCATGGGAAGATTAGTGAAGAAGAGGCTGAGAAGGCAAGACAAACGAATGTAGAAGATTTACTAGCTGAACAGACTGAAAGAGAGTCACCATATAAAGCATTTATCGACCAGGTTCGAGAAGAAGTAGAAGCAAAAATGGATGGTGCCAACATTTACAAAGATGGCTTAAAAATCTACACAACACTAGATCCTGAAGCACAGAAATATGTTGAGCAAATGCTTGGAAAAGAAAGCACGATTAATTGGCCAGATGAAAAAGTTGAAACTGGTATAGCAGTGACCGATACCCAAACAGGTGCTGTTCGAGCTATTGGCGGCGGTCGAAACTATAAAGAGGGTAACTTTAACTATGCTACGGACACCCAAAGACAGCCAGGATCAACCTTAAAGCCAATTACAGCTTATGGTCCAGCTATTCAATATAATAAACTGTCAACTTATCATCAGATCAAAGACGAACCGATAGATATTAACGGGTACTCCCCTAATAACTATGATGACAGGTTCCGTGGATGGGTAAGTATGCGTTATGCTCTCAGTCGTTCCTTGAATATTCCGGCTGTGAAAACATTGCATGAAACAGGTATTGATAAAGCACAGAAATTTGCGGAAGGACTAGGCATTAACTTCAAAAATGATCAGATGTATTTAAGTGATGCGATCGGCGGGGGAAATGCAGAAGTTAGTCCACTACAGCTAAGCGGTGCATATGCAGCGTTTGGAAATGAAGGAGTTTATAACGAACCGTATACAGTTAGAAAAGTAGAGGTTCCAGGCCAAGGAACGGTTGACTTAAAACCTGAACCTAAATCAGCCATGAACAGCTACACGGCTTATATGGTTACATCCATGTTACAAACAGTAATGTCAGAAGGTACAGGAACAGCAGCCAATGTCCCAGGTCTTCCTGAGGCAGGTAAAACGGGTACAACCAATAGTGAAACCGACGATGGGACTGACATTGTTCCAGATTCTTGGTTCAGCGGTTACACAACAAATTATTCGATATCGGTTTGGACTGGTTATCCAAAGGGATACCAGGATTTATCCGAGGCAACTCAAGATATCCCTAAACAGCTGTTTAAGTCAGTTATGAGCCATATTTCAGAAGGAACAGAAACAAGCGACTTCCAAAAACCCGGATCCGTTGAAAAGGTTGAAGTAGAAGAAGGCTCACGCCCAGCTAAACTACCTAGCCCATATACTCCGGAGAGTCGTATAGTAACAGAATTGTTCCACGTTGATAATACACCGTCTCAAGTTTCTCAAGTATTTCAGAAACTAGAGCCAGTTCAAGATTTGTCAGCTTCCTATGATACGGAAGCACAGGCGATTAACCTTGAATGGGGCTATGAAGAACCTGAAGGAGTCTCATTTGAAGTAACGGTATCCATTGATGGCGGAGAAGCAAGACAACTTACGAGAACGAAAGATAGTACGGTGGAAATCACGAATGCTCAACCTGGTTCTACCTATGAATTTACGGTAACTGCCGTAAGTGATAATGAGAATGCAGAAGACAGTGATCCAGCTACTGCTAGTGTAGAAATTCCTGCTGAGGATGGAGCCGAAGAAAATCCTGAAGAGGAGAATCCTGAAGGTGAAAATCCTGAAGATGAGCAGAACAACGAAGGCAATGAAAACAACGGTAATCAAAATGGTAACAACGGTAACAATGGTAATAACGGTAATAACGAGAATAACGGTAATAATGGTAGCGGAAATGGTAATGAAAGTGGAGATGGTCAAGGAAATAATGGCGGAAATCAAAATGGCGGAGACCAAAGTGAAGACGATACCGGTTCTGGAGAAGGCGGGACCGGGGACTCCGGCTCTGGAGGTGGCTCCTCCGAGGATGATAACACTGGAGGAGATAATTCAGACGGTGAGCCTGGAGGAACCGAGGGTGATTCCGGCCAACCACAAGAGCGTGAAGAACCCGCTGCGTAA